The Phyllopteryx taeniolatus isolate TA_2022b chromosome 19, UOR_Ptae_1.2, whole genome shotgun sequence genome includes the window ttgaggtTATAGCATGCACGTTACCAAATATATTTccttatatttcatttttattcactaatatgcaaactacaaccacaattatACAAATAATGAACTAATAGTtcagagataaaaaaaattctttaaaaaacaattctttaaaaaaataaaaataattaccaGAGCGGCTAATCACACTGCATGTTACTAAAtagatggaatttttttttttttagtttaataaTATACAAACTAAAACCTCATtgcaacaaaaattaaaatatagtgGTTGTAGCATGCATGTTACAAAATAGATTAATAGTGCTATTAATTTGTAATGTGGCAtctacaaagttttttttttttttcttacaaaaatgtttttacttaaaatatgaatttatctttgtgttttgattgcagttttgtagttttattttgtaaaatgcaaagtacaaccacaattagaaaaatagtttatatttttacaaaaatagttcttttattattgtcatgaaaatattgtttttggcTGCAGGTGTACCAAATATTGTGGTCGGTAAGTAATTTCCTGCGCGCAGCATGGCAATGACCCACACACGGCGTCCGTTATCGGTTGAGTCCCTCGTCTATTTAGTTCTGTGCGAATTCTGTCACGACGACGTCCATTTTGGGGAGTTCCCGTTGGAGGCCATTTAAGCTTCGACTGCAACAACATCGGCGTGTTAGCTAACGACGTTTACTTGGCCACCATCACCAAAAAACATACtagacctttttcttttttaaattacactctgtaaatgttttaatgcGACTCACAATTTTAAGTGCAAAGGGACCCTTTAAGACCGTACTCAAAATGTGAATGACCCTGTAAACACTTGTACAAGTCAttaatccatcaatccattcattcattttctatagcgcttatcctcactggggtgaggcggggtacatttACACAAACCGTTATTCACACATTCACCCCTTAGGACAatattgagtcttcaatgaacctaacatgcatgtggaatgtgggaggaagccggagtgccgggagaaaacccacgcaagcacgggaggacatgcaaactgtgCACGCGAAGGCCAGAGCCCCCTGCCCCTAGTCTTCTTGATCACATTCCCAGCCACaacttccacttcctgtttcaacGTGGCGTTGTTGCGATCATCCAGAAATGGCAGCCAGCTCCCCACAGTCGTCGATGGATGAGGTTAGACGAGTGACAGTATTGAACGCCGTAACCGAGGCCCGACTGAATAGTGGTGACGATTCAGTTGATCCCCAAGGATCAGGATGCCAACGGCGTCCGGTCTTAAACTCGGATCTCGTCCTCGTCGTCCATGAAGGAGAACTCATCTTCGCCACGCGGTGAGCTGTACTTGGCACTGTCCGTGTCATTGTGGTGAGGGTACGGAGTTTTTTCTTCGGTGGTCGAACCGGAGCTGGACACGGAGCAGCTGTCCAGTTGCTGGTGGTTATTCCTGGTGTGAAGCTCAGGGCTGTAGGGCGCCACCATGACCTTCTGCTGGTAGATCATCATGCGGGGCGGCCTGGCGGGCGGCCGCCGCTCCTCAGGGCCGTCGTCGTCGATGAGCGGGATGTGCCCGGGCGAGCCGTGACCCTCGCTGCCCTTGCCTTCCTCGTAGCCCAGGTCATCGTCCTCAAAGCCTTTCTTGTCCATCACGCTCAGGATGTCGCCGAGCATGGAGGGCCCCAGGTCCACATGGAAGGACATCATGGACTCCGCGTGCTTCAGGCCACCGCCGCTCTTGGGCAGGGATGGTGGCAGTTCGGTGAGATCGCCGAAGTTGCGCTCGTCAAACTCTGCGTCGAAGGTGGCGATGGCCGCCGGCCCGTCGGCGGGCTTGCTGTCAGAGACCCCGGTCCCCTGGCTTCTGCCGCTGCCCTCGTGGAGGTTGAGGTACGGCAGGGAGATGGCATTTTTCACAAAGTTGGCCGAGCCGGCGGGCGGCGCGGCGGCACTGTACTCGTACCTGTCCCCGCGGTTGACGGAGTGCGAGCGTTTGCTGCCGCGGAAGGTGCGGGCCAGCAGCGACGGCTTGGAGACCGGAGAGCTACGCTTGGCGTCGGCGTTCGGGGCCTCGCCCGAGCGCGTGCTGAGGAAAGATGTGTCCCCGAAGGCGTCGCCGCCGCGCCCCACGTGCATGGTGTGCCGGAAGTCGCCCAGAGGAGCGCTGATCATCTCCGCCGTCAGGTCGGCGCGGGAACGCCGCTTGGACTGGTGGTTGGAGTGGACCAGTTGCTTGAGGATCGGCATGATGAATGTTTCTTTACAGGTGGAAGTTGATTTTCTTTCAAGAGTCGGGGAATGTTCAGGAACCTTTCGGTCGCTTCGTCAAAGACACGCCACGTGCATAGTAATatggtcagccattttggtccTCACACTCGTAATGTCCTCTTTGGGTTGGATCAGCCTGTTAAGAAAAACGGGAAATATTATAGCAAGTTAGTGCATCTGCAAATTATTCACAGCGcatctttttttcacattatgggctctattttcatagatAGTGCAGCTGCGCTTCATAAAAACTAGTGCatcttgattttcatgcaaCCGCAAGACTCGCtacgtgtttgccaatttggcagacccgGGGCAGCGAGGGTGTGCCCTCGGAGATGCGGCTGGTGGAGTGAGAAAGTCCGCAGGTGAGTTAACACGATTTTGGTCAATTTGATCGGGGCACAAGCGGACTGATATGTGCACTCTGCGGACATGTGTGGTGGATGACAGACGCATTTGGTTCccaaatatgtgaacagcgggcatcgaaccctctgaatcatagtagaaatcaattcattgaacacattattatgattgtcataattattaaattaaataatactaaaagaataatcataataatacaattattaaatcACCGTAGGTACTGGGCGACACGCAGCTATGGGGGTCGGGTTAAACGAACGATAGTTGAAGGCGATATTGATCAGTGAGGTTCATGGACATATTTAAATGGCGAGcagttttcaccagctcattctttaTTCAATAAGGGTGCCTGCAAACGTTCAATGCTCCAGTCCCGCACGGATCCCGTCGTCCTCTTCCGAGATTACTGTGCcgcttttaaagggaatgaaaggaGCCGCCTAGGTTGGATAGGATTGAATTCGGCTGTGAACAAGAATGAAGTGGAACGCCATTTCTTCAGATCGTTTTACGGAGCGGCTCGAGTCGCTATGTCCAGATTTGTTACATTCTCTTCCTGCCTGTCGTGTGTCTCGCTGTTCAGTCTGAGGCGCTTCGACTTTTTGTTTCATTACTTGCCCTCCTGTGAATCACCAAAGCTCACAGGGCAGCGCTTAGAAATTAAAGCTTGCATGTGGCTATGATCTGGAAAAGGCGGCTAATATGAATACGTTTTAGCAGGATTAGCTGGTCAGTGACTCTTAAATCATAAAGTGCTCAAGGGAGAGAGTTTAAGAGCCACTTGTGTGTGCTACTAGAGTGCTAATGTGCAAGTGTTATTGATGGGTAGAAAAGCTTTTCCTAACTAGGGGaagggtttgggtttcacatTTGGGATTCAAGCCGGTGTTAAGTGTTTCAagacataatttgggtttcaagttagggttcaGGATTCCAACTGgggtttcaagatagggttacggtttcaaattggggttatGAACCGGATTTTTGCCGGTGTTAGGGTTTCAGGACATGatttgggttttaaattagAGTTCAGGATTCCAATTggtggttagggtttcaactcaagtgtttgggtttcaaacaagagtgAGCGTCAAGAATCAGTCAATCCATAAATCAATTATATTTGATAAAAGTATCATCacaatgtttttacatttatggCCGCATACCAAACCTGAACACTGCAAGATCCagcaaaaaggacaaaaaaaggcAGTCTGATGGTTGAGCTGTGATCCAGAAAAAGTGGCTAATATAAATACAGTTTAGCGGTATTAGTAGGCCAGTGACTCCTGGATCATAAAGCGCTCACTGGAGAGATTTTAAGGCCCACTTGTGTGTGCTACCAGTCTGCTAATGTGCTAGTGTTACTGACGTGAAAAACATCGCCTGTGTTTTTAGACCACAGGCTTGAACTCACGCGTGGCATAACTGCTGTGAATCAATGGGGTGAGCACAATAACATATTATGAAAACATTAGCATTATTGGTGTAGGACCAGATGGTGGAGACTTGATAAAAGCCATCTCGGTTAGCATCTCTAAGCAACTTTACGATAATGGAAATGATAATCCCGTTATACTTCCTTTGTAGCAATATTTCCTACAGTTGGATGTAAAAAGTTCACATTAATTGTGC containing:
- the cdc42ep4b gene encoding cdc42 effector protein 4, with translation MPILKQLVHSNHQSKRRSRADLTAEMISAPLGDFRHTMHVGRGGDAFGDTSFLSTRSGEAPNADAKRSSPVSKPSLLARTFRGSKRSHSVNRGDRYEYSAAAPPAGSANFVKNAISLPYLNLHEGSGRSQGTGVSDSKPADGPAAIATFDAEFDERNFGDLTELPPSLPKSGGGLKHAESMMSFHVDLGPSMLGDILSVMDKKGFEDDDLGYEEGKGSEGHGSPGHIPLIDDDGPEERRPPARPPRMMIYQQKVMVAPYSPELHTRNNHQQLDSCSVSSSGSTTEEKTPYPHHNDTDSAKYSSPRGEDEFSFMDDEDEIRV